In one Candidatus Roizmanbacteria bacterium CG_4_9_14_0_2_um_filter_38_17 genomic region, the following are encoded:
- a CDS encoding hydroxymethylglutaryl-CoA synthase, whose amino-acid sequence MKQAGIISYGSYIPRYRIKVEEICSVWGKNPNDVITSLGINEKAVAGIDEDSVTLAVEAAQLAIARLNPLRSERLSLKQVGSIDIVFVGSESHPYAVNPTSTIVGDTLGLSNNYLAADLEFACKAATAGMQASLGLIESGRYHQALVIGSDKAQSRPHDALEYTAGSAAVAYILGSEKVIAKLICMTSYSSDTPDFWRRDGIKYPSHGGRFTGKPAYLRHVKEAATQLLKISKTEPTDYKYCVFHMPNGKFPRQVAKELGFSSSQLEPSLIINQIGNPYSASTLIGFAAVLDVAKPGERIFVVSYGSGAGSDAFSFEVTKEIVEYRKLLFHSLPKNNSVSTQIKDKEYINYIQYLKMTGII is encoded by the coding sequence ATGAAACAAGCAGGAATTATTAGTTATGGATCATACATTCCACGCTACCGAATAAAGGTAGAGGAAATCTGTAGTGTCTGGGGTAAAAATCCCAATGATGTGATCACTTCACTGGGAATAAACGAAAAGGCAGTAGCGGGTATCGACGAAGACTCGGTAACTCTGGCAGTAGAAGCAGCCCAGCTTGCAATTGCAAGACTTAACCCTTTACGAAGTGAAAGGTTAAGTCTTAAGCAAGTTGGAAGTATTGACATAGTTTTTGTTGGATCAGAATCTCATCCATACGCAGTAAATCCCACATCTACAATTGTGGGAGACACCCTTGGCTTATCAAATAATTATCTTGCGGCAGATCTGGAATTCGCCTGCAAAGCAGCTACAGCAGGTATGCAGGCCAGCCTCGGACTTATTGAGTCAGGAAGATATCATCAGGCATTAGTTATCGGATCGGATAAAGCACAGAGCAGACCGCACGATGCGCTAGAGTATACAGCCGGTTCGGCTGCAGTAGCCTATATTCTAGGAAGCGAAAAAGTAATTGCCAAGCTTATCTGTATGACTTCTTATTCTTCCGATACCCCAGACTTCTGGCGCAGAGATGGAATTAAATATCCTTCTCATGGCGGTAGATTTACCGGCAAGCCTGCGTATCTAAGACACGTCAAAGAGGCAGCAACTCAACTATTAAAGATAAGCAAAACAGAACCAACAGACTATAAATACTGTGTTTTTCATATGCCAAATGGCAAGTTTCCAAGACAAGTAGCAAAAGAACTAGGATTTTCAAGCTCACAACTTGAGCCAAGTTTAATTATTAATCAAATAGGCAATCCATATTCTGCCTCAACCCTTATAGGATTTGCAGCAGTGTTGGACGTAGCAAAGCCAGGAGAACGAATTTTTGTTGTTTCATACGGCTCAGGAGCGGGGTCTGATGCTTTTAGTTTTGAAGTAACAAAGGAGATAGTAGAATACCGAAAACTACTGTTTCATAGTTTACCTAAAAATAATTCTGTATCCACACAGATTAAAGACAAAGAGTACATAAACTATATCCAGTATTTAAAAATGACAGGCATAATATGA
- a CDS encoding 3-hydroxy-3-methylglutaryl-CoA reductase — MTKLRNLKSAKERREYLETKLNVNLEQMGKHTIGEQNKNCENVIGSTQIPMGIAGPLLVNGREYFLPLSTTEAALVASVNRGCKAIARSKGAVSIASRVGVTRGPVFKIKSLREAGSLVKWVERNLKNLDKIAKTMSSHIELTKIDTSSVGNYVFLRLYFNTQDAMGMNMATIATDKIAKTIEAKTKSSCISIAGNYDIDKKPAWLNFINGRGFKAWAEVIIPANVVSETLKTTAPKIQEVWLAKCILGSALSGSMGFNAHYANIVAAIFIATGQDPAHVVEGSMGITVARGLANGDLHFSVYLPALLVGIVGGGTKLATQKEALQILKVGSSQELAEVLAGAVLAGELSLLASQSVGSLAVAHQKLAR, encoded by the coding sequence ATGACAAAGTTACGCAACCTAAAATCAGCAAAAGAACGCAGAGAGTATCTAGAGACAAAGCTCAATGTTAATCTAGAGCAAATGGGTAAACATACAATTGGCGAACAGAACAAAAATTGTGAAAACGTTATTGGCTCGACACAAATTCCAATGGGTATTGCCGGCCCGCTTTTGGTTAACGGCAGAGAATATTTTTTACCTCTTTCCACAACTGAGGCAGCACTTGTAGCTTCTGTAAATCGTGGTTGCAAAGCGATCGCAAGATCCAAGGGAGCTGTTTCGATTGCATCAAGAGTGGGAGTAACTCGTGGGCCAGTTTTTAAAATTAAATCACTTAGAGAAGCGGGTTCTCTTGTAAAGTGGGTGGAGAGAAATTTAAAAAATTTAGACAAAATTGCCAAAACAATGTCGTCTCACATCGAGCTAACAAAAATAGATACAAGCTCTGTTGGTAATTACGTATTTTTACGTCTGTACTTTAATACCCAAGATGCGATGGGCATGAACATGGCAACAATTGCTACGGACAAAATAGCCAAAACAATTGAAGCCAAAACCAAATCCAGTTGCATCTCTATTGCCGGTAACTATGACATAGATAAGAAGCCGGCGTGGCTTAACTTCATAAATGGTCGCGGGTTTAAAGCCTGGGCTGAAGTTATTATCCCCGCCAATGTTGTAAGTGAAACACTAAAAACCACAGCTCCAAAGATCCAGGAAGTTTGGCTTGCAAAATGCATACTGGGATCCGCGTTAAGTGGAAGCATGGGTTTTAACGCACACTACGCCAACATTGTTGCTGCCATATTTATTGCTACCGGACAAGATCCTGCTCATGTTGTGGAAGGAAGCATGGGAATCACCGTTGCAAGAGGACTTGCTAACGGCGATCTACACTTTAGTGTTTACTTGCCAGCTTTGTTAGTGGGAATAGTTGGTGGAGGGACTAAACTTGCCACACAAAAAGAAGCACTTCAAATACTAAAAGTAGGTAGCTCGCAGGAATTAGCTGAAGTTCTTGCCGGAGCAGTTCTTGCTGGTGAATTATCTTTATTAGCCAGTCAATCAGTAGGGTCACTAGCAGTGGCGCACCAAAAATTAGCAAGATGA